The sequence TGATGCGATCGATCGACTTTGAGTATTTTGATCGAATGAGATAAAAATCAGGAACTAGAAAAATACTCTTGAGGTCTTTTTTATAATATTTCTTGTCAATGTCGATCATTAAAATAGGCACTGTCGCAATATCCATTTGTGCTAACAAATTCTTGGGCAGCGCACCACAATCCCCAAGCGCACTATAAAATGAAAATGATTTTTCTTTGTTGAGATGGGCCGAGACATTTGTGTTCAAAAAGTCTAGGAGAATATTTAGCCTGTCTTTGTAGGCATTGTTTAATGCAGGGGCTGAAAACGAACCGCTGGTGAAATCAATACGCGTAAAACAATCTGTAGGCACGCTATTTTTAGTCACAAGATCATTGACAATAGCCTCGAACTTATCGAGGGTGCCCTTTGTATAGGAATGCTTCTGACTTTTTATTTGAGTGTATAAATCATCTAATATCTGCTGTGCTTGCTGAGAACGCGGCCCTTCAAAGGGGTTAATTTTGTTCTGGTGGGCCATCATGAAATACAGAAAAAAGAGAGGAAGGGCAAAAATCAGTTTCTTAAGATGACGCACAATAACCCCTTTTTAACGATATATATCTGACTTTAGAAAAAGTTGATAGCTTGTTATTTATTTCAAGTCAGAATATACTCCCAAACAGAATACAGGTATAGTTTTTTCTGTTTGGGCATAAATTTAAAAGTCTGACTTATATTAACGAAGCCAGGTGGGATGATAATTAGTTATCATCAGATTTCCATATTCGCATTCCGAGTGTGAGGTTGTGGAATCTGAATCGCTTCTGCGTAAGCGCGGCGGTTGAGAGGCGATTTTCTGAAATATTGGATCCGCCGGTGCGTGTTGTTGGGCGGGAATGTTTTGACTAATGTTGTTTTTTGAATCTGATATCAAAACCCGAGTAGGGGAGCTCTTGTGAAATGATTCTGGAAGTGTGGCCTTTTGTGAGGGAAGCTGGGCCGATAAATTAAGCGCGCCATGATAATCACTGGCCTTTATTGGGTTCGTTTGGGTTACCGGATATCTGACTTCATCCTTTGTTTTTTTCGCTAGTAAGTCTGATATTGAAGGAGAGATATAATGCAGAACGGTTACGGCGGGGGTCATCAAATCGAGTTTCGAGGGACTGCGGGGCAAGCCATGGGGAATGATTCTCGGGTGGCATTTACTGGCTGTGGGCGTTTTGTGGGGATTGGCGATAGCATCTCCATTAATTTCAAGGTCTGAAGCATATCCTGCTCCCGATGCCATTAGAAGCAGACTCGTTACGCGTAGAAACAAATTCATTGTTCTTGATACTTTCTATTTTGATTAATTAGTCGATAATATTTACATAAATTTCCCCAATTTGGAATAATTATTTATTCCTTTTGGAACAAAACCTGACGACTGCGCGTTGCCGAAAGTAATGCGGCATAAGTCCATAACAAATCTTTGGCGCCGACTTGTTGGCCGGTTACGCGATCAAGCTGTTCAGAAAAATGGCAGGAGGTATCATCCTGATGGCTGGCCCCGTATCCCGTTATTGTTTTTAGAATTTGATCACCTTCTTGGATTAGGCAATTTACCAGTCGATGAAATTTGTCGTTGTGTTCGGCGGCCGTTATCATTCCGATATTTACGGTATTTCCACCACCAATTTGTTGCCAAAATAATAAATTAATAGTGGTGATTTCGATGTGTCCTTGTTTTAACAAAATAGGAGCCAATCGGTAATAATATTCTGCCAATGCAGCCGTGATTAAAAACCATGGATTTCCATAACGGAACTGATCCCCATCGTAAATATCGTTCGGATAGCGACCCAGGAAAACGCAACCGTTTGCCTTTTGGGTTAAATTGATTTTATACAAATTGGCGAATATGTGCCTTAGAAAGAAAATCGTGCTCATCACGCGATCATTGCCCAGGCTTAATGGATCGGACGCATCTCCCAAATCACCATGCAATAATCCCAACAAGACAGAACTGTTAACCCCACCGCCCTTGTGATCTTGCTGAGTCATTGTTTCCGCAAAATATCCCAAGGATTCATCCCAGTGCCTTTCTAGCGATTCACCAAGCTTTTTGGCGGCTTCCTGATAGACAGCAAAAGGCGCATCAATTTTATGCGATTCCAGAAAGGCGACCCCCTTGATCAGGGCTTTTCGTTGAATCCCATTGGTAAAAAAAAGATGGGTATCGGCGACCTCCTCCCACACGCAATAGCTTTTTTGATCCCATTCTGACGCAACATAATCCAAATCCGTTTTAATTATGTCGATCAGTGCGTCGCTGGACCCCAGTGCATCAACCACAGACATCATTGTTAGGGCACGAAAGGCTGGACCATCATTTTGGGGGCGGCGCCATGGTTTTTGCCAAATTGTTCCGTCAATGTTGTATTTTGGTTCCCCTAAGGCATCTTTCCTGGTGTCTTTTTTGTTTTGTTGGTGGGCTTGGTTTTGGGATTCTTGTTCAAAGTTTATGTACCGAATTAAATAGTCATGGAACTTTGTTTTTTCGTCCCCCTGGGCTTGTTTGTACAAAAAAACAACTTCTTGCATGACGATTGCTGCATCACGAACCCAATGAAAGATATAATCTTGACTCATTCCATTCGTGTCTTGATTGGAAAGCGATGCAATCACAGCCCCCGGACGTGATCGGATAATTACCCCCTCGTCATTCTTTGTAAACGTATTTTCGTCGGTTGCGATGTTTGCTAACAGGTGGCCCTGAATCGCCCGAAGGTCTTGCGGAGTAAATGGGTTGTTGTCGTTGACTGTGTTGCATGATTGGGCAGTTGGAAAGGTCATAGTTATTTTGTCCTTTTTAGGCGATATCATTTTTATGCTGATTCTGTTACGTGAAATGCATTCAATATAGTTTAGCAAGCAAAAATACTACCCCTAATAGTATCATGCATGACTATTTCTGGGCCAGATTTTCTAATCGGTCCTGCAGTGTCTTGTTAAATTTATTTTTATCGAGAGTTCAGATTTTTTAATAAACGATTAACTATTTTTGTTTTATTATAAAAATATAAAAAACGTTAATTTATTATTTTTTTTCAGCATGATTTTACTT is a genomic window of Alphaproteobacteria bacterium containing:
- a CDS encoding glycoside hydrolase family 15 protein, which translates into the protein MTFPTAQSCNTVNDNNPFTPQDLRAIQGHLLANIATDENTFTKNDEGVIIRSRPGAVIASLSNQDTNGMSQDYIFHWVRDAAIVMQEVVFLYKQAQGDEKTKFHDYLIRYINFEQESQNQAHQQNKKDTRKDALGEPKYNIDGTIWQKPWRRPQNDGPAFRALTMMSVVDALGSSDALIDIIKTDLDYVASEWDQKSYCVWEEVADTHLFFTNGIQRKALIKGVAFLESHKIDAPFAVYQEAAKKLGESLERHWDESLGYFAETMTQQDHKGGGVNSSVLLGLLHGDLGDASDPLSLGNDRVMSTIFFLRHIFANLYKINLTQKANGCVFLGRYPNDIYDGDQFRYGNPWFLITAALAEYYYRLAPILLKQGHIEITTINLLFWQQIGGGNTVNIGMITAAEHNDKFHRLVNCLIQEGDQILKTITGYGASHQDDTSCHFSEQLDRVTGQQVGAKDLLWTYAALLSATRSRQVLFQKE